CCGGTTTCCAGGAGTACTTCGACCCTGCTCAGATCATCGTGGTATTCCCTGATAAAGTATTTGCTTTTTGCCGACTTTCCGTCTGCTGCCACTGCCATTTTTGTTCCGCTTTTCTGCTCATGAGTGCGGGATACTTTCAATTCTATTCTCCCCTCCAGTTCAGGAGGTCTGTGATGGCAGATGGCAGTGTATTGTTTAATTATATCATGTTGCCGAAAAGTTTCATGGAGTTTTCTAGTGGTTCTTTTGTTTTTAGCAATAAGGATCACCCCGGATGTATCCCTGTCGATCCGGTGAACCAGCGCCGGCTCCTCTCCCTCCTTCAGACTTCCTTTCTGCAGGAGATAACCGGTGGCAAGCTCTATCAGAGTATCGCGATGCAGGTGCCCGGTGCCGGGATGAACCACCAACCCGGAGGGCTTATCGCATGCCAGGAGATCAGAATCCTGGTAGATAATTTTGAAATTACGCTTGAAATACTCAGTGTTGACAATTGATTTGAGAGAGTTGTCAGGACCGGATAATGCAGCTAATTCGGATTCGCTTGCATCTATCTCGAGTAAATCACCATCCTGAACGCGATAATCCTGTCTGGCTTTCCTGCCGTCAATTCTGACTCCACCCCTGCGTATCAGAGAATAGATCTGCGAAAGAGACATCAGCTTAAGCCGTTTTCGCAGTACACGATCAAGCCTGCATCCTGACTCTTCGGCTCCAATCTCTATTCTGATCATCAGAATTTATCGTACAAGCCGCTTATCGATTC
This DNA window, taken from Fibrobacter sp., encodes the following:
- a CDS encoding RluA family pseudouridine synthase, with the translated sequence MIRIEIGAEESGCRLDRVLRKRLKLMSLSQIYSLIRRGGVRIDGRKARQDYRVQDGDLLEIDASESELAALSGPDNSLKSIVNTEYFKRNFKIIYQDSDLLACDKPSGLVVHPGTGHLHRDTLIELATGYLLQKGSLKEGEEPALVHRIDRDTSGVILIAKNKRTTRKLHETFRQHDIIKQYTAICHHRPPELEGRIELKVSRTHEQKSGTKMAVAADGKSAKSKYFIREYHDDLSRVEVLLETGITHQIRVQMAYLGCPIVGDLRYGDPELDHKVLKNARNRLYLHAFRLSFPHPVTGKRIKIEAHEPKEFSELMRQVAI